One window from the genome of Variovorax sp. PAMC26660 encodes:
- a CDS encoding MFS transporter, producing MQSKNFRWYGVITLFVIVAISYVDRINIAVLITDPAFLAHVGLAADDRVSQGLLATAFMLGYGVSAFVLTPFCSTLFGVRRSLVYGLVLWGVVTWASPMFHSYGMLLASRILLGVSEGPLFSLASSYIKAHFQSHENGKPNAIVNMGTGLGLAIGYPLVGYLLTQFDWDSSFHVLGVLNIALGIPLVLAFVRMPPAHADGVRPSSFGEAMARVGGIVRGALQTRHLFLITLLTSAALAYLWGSSNWLPTYLREARGFSMREMGWLASAPQYATVLAVFVGGVLIDKIGRERVPFIFMGASIGVALAVLMAINAHNPYVAACCLVAANFFWGLQSPAIPSTVQHCARPEHTASAFGVTNGAGSLVAGFMPALMGGVISAVSHGAGGAGAAVTPASSAAGFFAGFALLIGTQVVVFGCGLLLWLRERSRSVVAVSGSQLS from the coding sequence ATGCAGAGCAAGAACTTTCGTTGGTACGGCGTCATCACGCTGTTCGTGATCGTCGCGATCTCCTACGTGGACCGCATCAACATCGCGGTGCTGATCACCGACCCCGCGTTCCTTGCGCACGTGGGGCTCGCTGCCGACGACCGCGTGAGCCAGGGCCTGCTGGCCACCGCCTTCATGCTGGGCTACGGCGTGTCGGCCTTCGTGCTCACGCCGTTCTGCTCGACGCTGTTCGGCGTGCGCCGCAGCCTGGTCTACGGGCTGGTGCTGTGGGGCGTGGTGACCTGGGCCTCGCCCATGTTCCACAGCTACGGCATGCTGCTGGCCTCGCGCATCCTGCTGGGCGTGTCGGAAGGGCCGCTGTTCTCGCTGGCCTCGTCCTACATCAAGGCGCATTTCCAGAGCCACGAGAACGGCAAGCCCAATGCCATCGTCAACATGGGCACCGGGCTCGGCCTGGCCATCGGCTATCCGCTGGTCGGCTACCTGCTCACGCAGTTCGATTGGGACAGTTCGTTCCACGTGCTCGGCGTGCTGAACATCGCGCTCGGCATTCCGCTGGTGCTGGCGTTCGTGCGCATGCCGCCCGCGCATGCCGATGGCGTGCGGCCGTCGTCCTTCGGTGAAGCGATGGCGCGCGTGGGCGGCATCGTGCGCGGCGCCCTGCAGACGCGGCACCTGTTCCTCATCACGCTGCTGACCTCGGCGGCGCTGGCCTATCTCTGGGGCAGCAGTAACTGGCTGCCGACCTACCTGCGCGAGGCGCGCGGCTTCTCGATGCGCGAGATGGGCTGGCTCGCGTCCGCGCCGCAGTACGCCACGGTGCTTGCCGTGTTCGTGGGCGGCGTGCTGATCGACAAGATTGGCCGCGAGCGCGTGCCCTTCATCTTCATGGGCGCGAGCATCGGCGTGGCGCTGGCGGTGCTGATGGCGATCAACGCGCACAACCCCTATGTGGCGGCCTGCTGCCTCGTGGCGGCCAACTTCTTCTGGGGCCTGCAGAGCCCGGCCATTCCGAGCACTGTGCAGCATTGCGCACGGCCGGAGCACACGGCGAGTGCGTTCGGCGTGACCAACGGCGCAGGCAGCCTGGTGGCAGGCTTCATGCCGGCACTGATGGGCGGCGTGATCAGTGCGGTGTCGCACGGCGCGGGTGGTGCCGGCGCGGCCGTCACGCCGGCTTCGTCGGCCGCGGGTTTCTTCGCGGGCTTCGCGCTGCTGATCGGTACGCAAGTGGTGGTGTTCGGATGCGGCCTTCTGCTGTGGCTCCGCGAGCGTTCGCGCAGCGTGGTTGCAGTTTCGGGTTCACAACTTTCGTAG
- a CDS encoding porin: MKKYLIALASASAAGGALAQSSLTLFGVVDAAVTYTRGSGTGSGSKLQLSNSGNMFSRLGFRGTEDLGGGLSASFWLEMGLQNDTGTGFPSNSNNQASGNGPAGVLSFNRRSTVSLAGPFGEVRLGRDYVPAFWNTAIFDPFGTGSGIGANQIYFSGLGGLVAPTGTRASNSIGYFLPANLGGFYGQVMYAMGENDSLSVLPNTRVSTRHDGDHTGLRFGYQSGGFHIALATGKTRYASGDLRVTNLGAAYTFGPSLMNLKLTSEIYTESKGATDGKGALIGLQLPIGPGEIKGSYARYKLQPAGALLNPTSSKLAIGYVHNLSKRTALYATIARISSRNGATQALSGAITQPNRASSGTEVGMRHMF; the protein is encoded by the coding sequence ATGAAAAAGTACTTGATCGCACTGGCTTCGGCCAGCGCGGCTGGCGGAGCGCTGGCCCAATCTTCCCTCACGCTCTTCGGCGTGGTCGATGCCGCCGTCACCTACACGCGCGGCAGCGGCACCGGTTCGGGCAGCAAGCTGCAGTTGAGCAACAGCGGCAACATGTTCAGCCGGCTGGGCTTTCGCGGCACCGAAGACCTGGGCGGCGGGCTGTCGGCCAGCTTCTGGCTCGAGATGGGCCTGCAGAACGACACCGGCACCGGCTTTCCCTCGAACTCGAACAACCAGGCCAGCGGCAACGGCCCCGCGGGCGTGCTCAGCTTCAACCGTCGCTCGACGGTGAGCCTGGCGGGTCCGTTCGGCGAAGTGCGGCTGGGCCGCGACTACGTGCCGGCCTTCTGGAATACGGCCATCTTCGATCCCTTCGGCACCGGCAGCGGCATCGGCGCCAACCAGATCTATTTTTCCGGCCTGGGCGGGCTCGTGGCGCCGACCGGCACGCGCGCATCGAACAGCATCGGCTACTTTCTGCCTGCCAACCTCGGCGGCTTCTACGGGCAGGTGATGTACGCGATGGGCGAGAACGATTCGCTCTCGGTGCTGCCCAACACGCGGGTGTCGACGCGGCACGACGGCGATCACACGGGGCTGCGCTTCGGCTACCAGAGCGGCGGCTTCCACATCGCGCTCGCCACCGGCAAGACGCGCTATGCCAGCGGCGACCTGCGCGTGACCAACCTCGGCGCGGCCTATACCTTCGGACCTTCGCTGATGAACCTCAAGCTCACGAGCGAGATCTACACCGAGTCGAAGGGCGCGACGGACGGCAAGGGCGCGCTCATCGGGCTCCAGTTGCCCATCGGGCCGGGCGAGATCAAGGGTTCGTATGCGCGCTACAAGCTGCAGCCGGCCGGCGCGCTGCTGAACCCCACGTCGTCGAAGCTGGCCATCGGCTACGTGCACAACCTCTCGAAGCGCACGGCGCTGTACGCCACCATCGCGCGCATCAGCAGCAGGAACGGCGCCACGCAGGCGCTGTCGGGCGCCATCACGCAGCCGAACCGCGCCTCCAGCGGCACCGAGGTCGGCATGCGCCACATGTTCTAG
- a CDS encoding PDR/VanB family oxidoreductase has translation MSSPTLNALVHTMRYEADGIVSVEFRPATPAVDFPAFEAGSHIDLHLPNGLVRSYSLCNPASDRQRYVVGVLNDRKSRGGSRYVHQQLRVGMTLPISAPRNNFKLQEGAERSVLVAGGIGVTPIWCMLQRLVAIGKPVELLYCARTRKEAAFCDAIEALAKEKAIQLTWHFDNEKGAPPDLVALLGGKGADSHYYCCGPTPMLDAFEKSCEQLGHANAHIERFAAVHVEVPSATQGYVVQCARSGKSVEVPAGKSILDSLIDAGFNPDHSCKEGVCGACETAVLDGEVEHHDGILTKIERASNKTMMICVSRCKGERLVLDI, from the coding sequence ATGTCTTCTCCCACGCTGAACGCCCTCGTGCACACCATGCGCTACGAGGCCGACGGCATCGTCAGCGTCGAGTTCCGGCCGGCCACGCCTGCCGTGGACTTTCCCGCCTTCGAGGCCGGCTCCCACATCGACCTGCACCTGCCCAACGGGCTGGTGCGCAGCTACTCGCTGTGCAACCCGGCCAGCGACCGCCAGCGCTACGTGGTCGGCGTGCTCAACGACCGCAAGAGCCGGGGCGGCTCGCGCTACGTGCACCAGCAGCTGCGCGTTGGCATGACGCTGCCGATCTCGGCGCCGCGCAACAACTTCAAGCTGCAAGAGGGCGCCGAGCGTTCGGTGCTGGTGGCCGGCGGTATCGGCGTGACGCCCATCTGGTGCATGCTGCAGCGCCTCGTGGCCATCGGCAAGCCGGTGGAGTTGCTGTACTGCGCCCGCACCCGCAAGGAGGCCGCGTTCTGCGATGCCATCGAGGCGCTGGCGAAAGAGAAAGCGATACAGCTCACCTGGCATTTCGATAACGAGAAGGGCGCACCGCCCGACCTCGTGGCGCTGCTGGGCGGCAAAGGCGCCGACAGCCACTACTACTGCTGCGGCCCGACGCCGATGCTCGATGCGTTCGAGAAGAGCTGCGAACAGCTCGGCCATGCGAACGCGCACATCGAGCGCTTCGCCGCCGTGCATGTGGAGGTGCCGAGTGCCACGCAAGGCTATGTGGTCCAGTGCGCCAGGAGTGGCAAGAGCGTCGAGGTGCCGGCGGGCAAGTCGATCCTGGACAGCCTGATCGATGCCGGGTTCAACCCCGACCACAGTTGCAAGGAAGGCGTGTGCGGCGCCTGTGAAACAGCGGTGCTCGACGGCGAAGTCGAGCACCACGACGGCATCCTCACCAAGATCGAACGTGCGTCCAACAAGACCATGATGATCTGCGTCTCTCGCTGCAAGGGCGAGCGGCTGGTGCTGGACATCTGA
- a CDS encoding aromatic ring-hydroxylating oxygenase subunit alpha, whose translation MPIAIQPVPADPVDHLLEIGLKDLWYPICPSHFIKENPISLRRLGRKLALWRDGEGVLHALEDRCPHRGAPLSQGVILGDRLSCPYHGVEVRHDGVVTRVPGSPGCKLEGSQATRHFHVQERAGAVFLFNSKESVDIPPPLVLPEQLTDDAEYGSFLCYTEWKGDYRYVLDNVMDPMHGTYLHKQSHSMAEGDSSAKFGIRPTDIGFVFEKEGQRNVNFDWTEWADTGIHWMRLEIPYPKTGGPGGNFIIIGAFSPMANGMTATFFWRVRKLPKGWERDTWRFLYKNRLEARHWHVLEQDRVMLEEMEPDANQHENLYQHDLGIVRLRRHMRGLAQAQLAEAAEATTA comes from the coding sequence ATGCCCATCGCCATCCAACCCGTTCCCGCAGACCCGGTCGATCATCTTCTGGAGATCGGCCTCAAAGACCTCTGGTATCCGATCTGCCCCTCGCACTTCATCAAGGAGAACCCCATCTCCCTGCGGCGCCTGGGCCGCAAGCTCGCGCTGTGGCGCGACGGCGAAGGCGTGCTGCATGCGCTGGAAGACCGTTGCCCGCACCGTGGCGCACCGCTGTCGCAGGGCGTGATCCTGGGCGACCGGCTCTCGTGCCCGTACCACGGCGTCGAGGTGCGGCATGACGGCGTGGTCACGCGCGTGCCCGGCAGCCCGGGTTGCAAGCTCGAAGGCTCGCAGGCCACGCGGCACTTTCATGTGCAGGAGCGCGCGGGTGCGGTGTTTCTCTTCAACTCGAAAGAGTCGGTCGACATCCCGCCGCCACTGGTGTTGCCCGAGCAACTGACCGACGACGCCGAGTACGGCAGCTTCCTTTGCTACACCGAGTGGAAGGGCGACTACCGTTACGTGCTCGACAACGTGATGGACCCGATGCATGGCACGTACCTGCACAAGCAGTCGCACTCGATGGCCGAGGGCGACTCGAGCGCCAAGTTCGGCATTCGCCCGACCGACATCGGCTTCGTGTTCGAGAAGGAAGGCCAGCGCAACGTCAACTTCGACTGGACCGAATGGGCGGATACCGGCATCCACTGGATGCGCCTTGAAATCCCGTACCCGAAGACCGGCGGCCCCGGCGGCAACTTCATCATCATCGGCGCGTTCTCGCCGATGGCGAATGGCATGACGGCCACCTTCTTCTGGCGCGTGCGCAAGCTGCCCAAGGGCTGGGAGCGCGACACCTGGCGCTTTCTCTACAAGAACCGCCTGGAGGCGCGCCACTGGCATGTGCTGGAGCAAGACCGCGTGATGCTCGAAGAGATGGAGCCCGACGCCAATCAGCACGAGAACCTGTACCAGCACGACCTGGGCATCGTGCGCCTGCGCCGCCACATGCGCGGCCTTGCACAGGCGCAACTGGCTGAAGCAGCCGAAGCCACCACGGCCTGA
- a CDS encoding recombinase-like helix-turn-helix domain-containing protein, whose product MQQDRYLQPHQARQRPATTYEDLLGDVIERAFADGVHDLGALVQRLNDSGLATPGGQPWTEALYRKEMAALAA is encoded by the coding sequence ATGCAACAAGACCGCTATCTCCAACCGCATCAGGCGCGACAGCGCCCAGCGACCACTTATGAAGACCTGCTGGGCGACGTGATCGAGCGCGCCTTTGCCGATGGCGTCCACGACCTCGGCGCTCTGGTGCAGCGCCTGAACGACAGCGGTCTGGCCACGCCCGGCGGCCAGCCCTGGACCGAGGCGCTGTACCGCAAGGAAATGGCCGCGCTGGCCGCCTGA
- a CDS encoding FAD-dependent monooxygenase, which translates to MKKTSESTIGIVGAGIGGLVAAIALRRAGHDVIVFEQAKQFARVGADINLTPNAVRALDGLGVGEAARVTAARPSHRISRTYDTGEETSRLEMADSAEQRYGAPQLTIHRADLLAALADMFPAEQVALGKRAEKIAADDKGVSLSFADGTSARVGALLGADGIHSCVRTAMFGAESPRFTGIVAYRAVVPAERVAGVPNLGAFTKWWGPNPQSQIVTFPLNRGKDIFIFATTPQDTWHLESWTAPGSVDELREQYVAYHPEARALLDACDTVLKTALYERDPMPAWAAGRMALLGDAAHPMLPFMAQGAGMAIEDAVVLARHLEGVAMSDMADALQGYEKARIERASQVQLGSRGNNWLREGGNADWVYGYDAWAVPLGAPVAVAADTA; encoded by the coding sequence ATGAAGAAGACCAGCGAATCCACCATCGGCATCGTCGGCGCGGGCATCGGCGGCCTCGTGGCAGCCATTGCGCTGCGGCGCGCGGGCCACGACGTGATCGTGTTCGAGCAGGCCAAACAGTTCGCCCGTGTCGGTGCGGACATCAACCTCACGCCCAACGCGGTGCGCGCGCTCGACGGCCTGGGCGTGGGCGAGGCGGCCCGCGTGACGGCGGCGCGTCCGTCGCACCGCATCAGCCGCACCTACGACACCGGCGAGGAAACCTCGCGCCTGGAAATGGCCGACTCGGCGGAGCAGCGCTATGGTGCGCCGCAGCTCACCATCCACCGCGCCGACCTGCTGGCCGCGTTGGCCGACATGTTCCCGGCCGAACAGGTCGCGCTCGGCAAGCGTGCAGAGAAGATCGCGGCGGATGACAAGGGCGTGAGCCTTTCCTTCGCCGATGGCACCAGCGCTCGCGTCGGCGCGCTGCTGGGCGCCGACGGCATCCACTCGTGCGTGCGCACCGCCATGTTCGGCGCCGAGAGCCCGCGCTTCACCGGCATCGTCGCCTACCGCGCCGTGGTGCCCGCAGAGCGCGTGGCCGGCGTGCCCAACCTCGGTGCCTTCACCAAGTGGTGGGGCCCGAACCCGCAGAGCCAGATCGTCACGTTCCCGCTGAATCGCGGCAAGGACATCTTCATCTTCGCGACCACGCCGCAGGACACCTGGCACCTCGAGTCGTGGACCGCACCGGGCAGCGTCGACGAACTGCGCGAGCAGTACGTGGCCTACCATCCCGAGGCCCGTGCCCTGCTCGATGCCTGCGACACGGTGCTCAAGACCGCGCTGTACGAGCGCGACCCGATGCCCGCCTGGGCCGCCGGCCGCATGGCGCTGCTGGGCGACGCCGCGCACCCGATGCTGCCTTTCATGGCACAGGGCGCAGGCATGGCAATCGAAGACGCCGTGGTGCTGGCCCGCCACCTGGAGGGCGTGGCGATGAGCGACATGGCCGATGCCTTGCAAGGCTACGAGAAGGCCCGCATCGAGCGCGCAAGCCAGGTGCAGCTTGGCTCGCGCGGCAACAACTGGCTGCGCGAAGGCGGCAACGCCGACTGGGTCTACGGCTACGACGCCTGGGCCGTGCCGCTCGGCGCTCCCGTCGCGGTTGCAGCCGACACCGCCTGA
- a CDS encoding Bug family tripartite tricarboxylate transporter substrate binding protein translates to MQQRLSFPLLFAALAALTLGTSVHAQQSDAQKQLASERFTIISPFPPGGPVDTLARILSDGLARRYGQAAVVDNQVGAAGNIGMEKVKRAKGDGHTLLVIPAGNVTINPTLMPNFPFDMAKDFVPITMLAKAPNVLVASPSSGIKNAKDLVAKAKAKPNTLSYASPGVGSGLHLAGELFKQQAGIDLLHVPYKGTAPALNDVLGGSVPLMFSNLPATLPFLKQGKLVAIGVTEAKRSAAAPDIPTLAEQGIQGVTVTSWYGLMAPKGTPPAVVEQLAKDAAEMLAQPDVRERLKLQGMTDAAMKPAEFTTYIRDETAVWAKIIKARNIVAE, encoded by the coding sequence ATGCAACAACGTCTTTCCTTTCCTCTCCTGTTTGCCGCGCTCGCGGCGCTCACGCTCGGCACGAGCGTGCATGCGCAGCAAAGCGATGCCCAAAAGCAACTGGCCAGCGAACGCTTCACCATCATTTCGCCGTTCCCGCCCGGCGGGCCGGTCGACACGCTGGCGCGCATCCTGTCGGACGGCCTGGCCCGGCGCTACGGCCAGGCGGCCGTGGTCGACAACCAGGTCGGCGCGGCCGGCAACATCGGCATGGAGAAGGTCAAGCGCGCCAAGGGCGATGGCCACACGCTGCTGGTGATCCCGGCGGGCAACGTCACCATCAACCCGACGCTGATGCCCAACTTCCCGTTCGACATGGCGAAGGACTTCGTGCCGATCACCATGCTGGCCAAGGCGCCCAACGTGCTGGTGGCATCGCCGTCGTCGGGCATCAAGAACGCGAAGGACCTGGTGGCGAAGGCCAAGGCCAAGCCCAACACGCTGTCGTATGCCTCGCCGGGCGTGGGCAGCGGCCTGCACCTGGCGGGCGAGCTGTTCAAGCAGCAAGCCGGCATCGACCTGCTGCATGTGCCCTACAAGGGAACGGCGCCTGCGCTCAACGACGTGCTCGGCGGCTCGGTGCCGCTGATGTTCAGCAACCTGCCCGCTACGCTGCCGTTCCTCAAGCAGGGCAAGCTGGTGGCTATCGGCGTGACCGAGGCCAAGCGCAGTGCCGCTGCGCCCGACATTCCCACGCTCGCGGAGCAGGGCATCCAGGGCGTGACCGTGACCTCGTGGTACGGCCTGATGGCACCCAAGGGCACGCCGCCCGCGGTGGTCGAGCAGCTTGCGAAGGACGCAGCGGAAATGCTCGCGCAGCCCGACGTGCGCGAACGCCTCAAGTTGCAGGGCATGACCGACGCGGCCATGAAGCCTGCCGAGTTCACCACCTACATCCGCGATGAGACGGCCGTGTGGGCCAAGATCATCAAGGCCCGCAACATCGTCGCCGAATAA
- a CDS encoding VOC family protein — translation MSVLGIDQITYGAEDLPTCRRFFEDWGLALKSEAPDELVFECLNGCKVVVAALGNANLPPAMEEGPTLREVVWGVENDADLDRYAAAIAHDTGFFDSTVDGARRIGCIDPNGLAVRLQVSRKHAVDVDCGAMNTWNAKPRINQAAPIYEHATPIEVGHVVFFVNDVVGTSAFYAQRFGFVSSDSYPNRGAFMRCAAEGGHHDLFLLQIPSGKRGLNHVAFTVRDIHEVFGGGLHFSRRGWETQLGPGRHPVSSAYFWYFKNPAGGLIEYYADEDQLTADWQPREFEPGPTVFAEWAVDGGLDGNTRRQKNAEGPKAAFLTEKK, via the coding sequence ATGAGCGTACTTGGCATCGACCAGATCACCTACGGGGCAGAGGACCTGCCCACCTGCCGCCGCTTCTTCGAAGACTGGGGCCTCGCGCTGAAGTCGGAAGCGCCCGACGAACTCGTCTTCGAGTGCCTCAACGGCTGCAAGGTGGTCGTCGCGGCGTTGGGCAACGCGAACCTGCCGCCCGCGATGGAAGAAGGCCCGACGCTGCGCGAAGTGGTGTGGGGCGTGGAAAACGATGCGGACCTCGATCGCTACGCCGCTGCCATCGCACACGACACGGGTTTCTTCGACAGCACGGTCGACGGCGCACGCCGCATCGGCTGCATCGACCCCAACGGCCTTGCCGTGCGCCTGCAGGTCAGCCGCAAGCACGCCGTCGATGTCGACTGCGGCGCCATGAACACCTGGAACGCCAAGCCGCGCATCAACCAGGCCGCGCCGATCTACGAGCACGCAACGCCCATCGAAGTCGGCCATGTGGTGTTCTTCGTCAACGACGTGGTGGGCACGAGTGCGTTCTACGCGCAGCGCTTCGGCTTCGTGTCGTCCGACAGCTACCCGAACCGTGGCGCGTTCATGCGCTGCGCGGCGGAGGGCGGTCACCACGACCTGTTCCTGCTGCAGATTCCCTCGGGCAAACGCGGGCTCAACCATGTGGCCTTCACGGTGCGCGACATCCACGAAGTCTTCGGCGGCGGTTTGCACTTCTCGCGCCGTGGCTGGGAGACACAGCTCGGCCCGGGCCGCCACCCTGTGTCGTCCGCGTATTTCTGGTACTTCAAGAACCCGGCGGGCGGTCTCATCGAGTACTACGCCGACGAAGACCAACTCACCGCCGACTGGCAACCGCGCGAGTTCGAGCCCGGGCCCACGGTGTTCGCCGAATGGGCCGTCGATGGCGGCCTTGACGGCAACACCCGCCGCCAGAAGAACGCGGAAGGCCCGAAAGCAGCGTTCCTTACCGAAAAGAAATAA
- a CDS encoding aldehyde dehydrogenase → MISSELLPICVAGEWRLGGGDVYESLYPATGEPIARLKAASLADVEEAITRADHAFRTSGWAQRLPHERAAVLHRVAQLIREEGESLAQKQRLDNGKPISETRNLVASAAGTFQFFAAALETLEETITPSRGAFVTMSVHEPMGVVAAITPWNSPIASEAQKLAPALAAGNAVVVKPAEVTPLMALELARICEKAGVPRGIVSVLPGKGSVIGDAITKHPLVKRVSFTGGTTTGKHIAHIAADKMMPVSLELGGKSPTMVLDDADLDHAVSGVLYGIFSSSGESCIAGSRLFVARSIYDEFLTRLAEGANALRVGDPASEQTQIGPLITAKHREGIERYVDLGVSEGGRIRTGGVRPHGDGYDRGYFYKPTIIEGLDNSARISQEEIFGPVLVAMPFDDEESLIAQANDSVYALAAGVWSRDFKRAWKLGRAVQAGTVWVNTYKQFSVATPFGGWRDSGLGREKGREGIFQYMEQKSMYWGTNEQPLPWALG, encoded by the coding sequence ATGATTTCTTCCGAGCTTCTTCCGATCTGCGTTGCCGGCGAATGGCGCCTGGGTGGCGGCGACGTATACGAAAGCCTCTACCCCGCCACGGGCGAGCCGATCGCCCGCCTCAAGGCTGCGAGCCTCGCCGACGTCGAAGAAGCCATCACGCGCGCCGACCACGCCTTCCGCACCAGCGGCTGGGCCCAGCGCCTGCCGCACGAGCGCGCGGCCGTGCTGCATCGCGTGGCGCAGTTGATCCGCGAAGAGGGCGAATCGCTCGCGCAGAAGCAGCGCCTGGACAACGGCAAGCCCATCAGCGAAACCCGCAACCTCGTGGCCAGTGCCGCCGGCACCTTCCAGTTCTTCGCCGCCGCGTTGGAGACGTTGGAAGAAACCATCACCCCGTCGCGCGGTGCCTTCGTCACGATGAGCGTGCACGAGCCCATGGGCGTGGTCGCGGCCATCACGCCGTGGAACTCGCCGATTGCCAGCGAAGCGCAGAAGCTGGCGCCCGCGCTGGCGGCTGGCAATGCGGTGGTCGTCAAGCCCGCCGAGGTCACGCCGCTGATGGCGCTGGAACTGGCGCGCATCTGCGAGAAGGCCGGCGTGCCCAGGGGCATCGTCAGCGTGCTGCCGGGCAAGGGCTCGGTCATCGGTGACGCGATCACCAAGCATCCGCTGGTCAAGCGCGTGTCGTTCACGGGCGGTACCACCACCGGCAAGCACATCGCGCACATTGCGGCCGACAAGATGATGCCGGTGTCGCTGGAGCTGGGCGGCAAGTCGCCGACCATGGTGCTCGACGACGCCGACCTCGACCATGCGGTGAGCGGCGTGCTGTACGGCATCTTCAGTTCGTCGGGCGAGTCGTGCATTGCGGGTTCGCGCCTGTTCGTGGCGCGCAGCATCTACGACGAGTTCTTGACGCGGCTGGCCGAAGGCGCCAATGCGCTGCGCGTGGGCGACCCGGCCTCGGAGCAGACGCAGATAGGCCCACTCATCACGGCGAAGCACCGCGAGGGCATCGAGCGCTATGTGGACCTCGGTGTGTCCGAAGGCGGCCGAATTCGCACGGGCGGCGTACGCCCGCACGGCGATGGCTATGACCGTGGCTATTTCTACAAGCCGACCATCATCGAAGGCCTGGACAACAGCGCGCGCATCAGCCAGGAAGAAATCTTCGGGCCGGTGTTGGTCGCAATGCCGTTCGATGACGAGGAGTCGCTGATCGCGCAGGCCAACGACAGCGTTTACGCGCTGGCTGCCGGTGTGTGGAGCCGGGACTTCAAGCGCGCCTGGAAGCTGGGCCGTGCGGTGCAGGCGGGCACGGTATGGGTCAACACTTACAAGCAGTTCTCTGTCGCCACGCCTTTTGGGGGCTGGCGTGACAGTGGCCTGGGTCGTGAGAAGGGTCGCGAAGGGATCTTTCAGTACATGGAGCAGAAGAGCATGTACTGGGGGACGAATGAACAGCCTTTGCCTTGGGCGTTGGGATGA
- a CDS encoding aspartate dehydrogenase — protein MLRVALIGFGAIGTSVRELLEGDTTLAVTAIVVPAEGVAAVQALAPGVQVASNVPTSGIDLVVETAGHAAIEEHVLPALARGTPCIVASVGALSATGLAEKLEAAAIAGRTQVQLIAGAIGAIDALAAARIGGLDSVRYTGRKPPQAWKGTPAEQGRDLDALTQETVIFEGSAREAALLYPKNANVAATVSLAGLGLDRTLVRLIADPATTENVHTVEAEGAFGSFALTMRNKPLAANPKTSALTVYSAVRALRNRAAALSI, from the coding sequence GTGCTGCGCGTTGCACTCATCGGCTTCGGTGCCATCGGCACCTCGGTGCGCGAACTGCTGGAAGGCGACACGACGCTGGCCGTGACGGCCATCGTCGTGCCGGCCGAAGGCGTGGCTGCGGTGCAGGCACTGGCGCCCGGCGTGCAGGTCGCGAGCAACGTGCCGACAAGCGGCATCGACCTCGTGGTCGAGACCGCCGGGCACGCGGCCATCGAAGAACACGTGCTGCCGGCGCTTGCGCGTGGCACGCCCTGCATCGTCGCGTCGGTGGGCGCGCTGTCGGCCACCGGCCTCGCTGAAAAGCTCGAAGCCGCCGCAATCGCCGGTCGCACGCAGGTGCAACTGATCGCCGGCGCCATCGGTGCCATCGACGCACTCGCAGCCGCCCGCATCGGCGGCCTGGACAGCGTGCGCTACACCGGCCGCAAGCCGCCGCAGGCTTGGAAGGGCACGCCGGCCGAGCAGGGCCGCGACCTCGATGCGCTGACACAGGAAACCGTGATCTTCGAGGGCAGCGCGCGCGAAGCCGCCTTGCTGTACCCGAAGAACGCGAACGTCGCGGCCACCGTGTCGCTCGCGGGGCTGGGGCTCGACAGGACGCTGGTGCGCCTGATTGCCGACCCCGCCACCACCGAGAACGTGCACACCGTCGAAGCCGAAGGCGCCTTCGGCAGCTTCGCGCTGACCATGCGCAACAAGCCGCTTGCGGCCAACCCCAAGACTTCTGCGCTCACCGTCTACAGCGCGGTACGCGCCTTGCGCAACCGGGCTGCGGCCCTGTCCATCTGA